The genomic segment TTTGGGGAATATTCACAGAAACAAAAATCATTTTTTTAGACAACAAAAATTGTCTAATAGTCCCCTGTAGAGACGTGCCATGGCGCGTCTCTACAAGGGTTTAGGGTAATAATCTCTAGCACCGATTTAAGGATGGAATATTAGTTGCTTACGGATATAAACCCCGATCCATTAACGCTTGAGCAACACGACCCACGCCTAAAGTATAGGCTGCTAATCGCATGGAAACGCCCCGTAATTTGGCTCGTTCACTCACACGAGAATAAGCTTGAACCATTAGATTTTCCATTTCATGATTCACCCGTTCTTCATCCCAGAAGACAAAGGATTGACCTTGCACCCATTCCAAATAACTCACAACCACGCCACCAGCGTTCGCTAAAATATCGGGTAAAACGATAATTCCTCGTGCTTCTAACATTTGATCGGCTAATAATGTAATCGGTGCGTTAGCCGCTTCAGCAATCATTTTCGCTTGAATTTGATTAGCATTGTCTTCGGTAATTTGATCTTCCATTGCCGCTGGAACCAACACATCACAAGCTAATGTTAATAATTCAGCATTTGTAATGGGTTCACTATCGGGAAATCCCGCTATACTATGATTGTTGTGGGCAGCGTAGGCTTGCAGGGCTGGAATATCTAAGCCATTTTCCGAATAGATCCCGCCAGATACATTGGAAACTGCTAAGACCGTCGCGCCTGCTTCATAAAAGAGTTGAGCCGCCGCCGCGCCAACTTTCCCGAAGCCTTGAATCACAATTGCTACGCCTTCAAGGGTTTTGCCCATTTCTGCTAAGGCTTCCCGCACGGTAATCATCACACCCCGTCCGGTTGCCATATCTCGTCCTTTTGAACCCCCCACAGATAACGGTTTCCCGGTCACAACCCCTAGCACCGCCCGCCCCATATTCATCGAATAAGTATCCATGATCCAGGCCATTTCACGCGAAGAGGTTCCCACGTCGGGTGCTGGAATATCGGTTTCTGGCCCAATATCTTTGATCAGTTCACTGGCATAACGACGAGTGATCCGTTCCAACTCACTTAAACTATATTGATGCGGATCAAAACCAATGCCACCTTTAGCACCCCCATAGGGAATGCCCATTAAGGCACATTTCCACGTCATTAACATGGCTAAGGCGGAGAGTTCTCCCAAGTTCACGGAGGGATGATAGCGTAAACCGCCTTTATAGGGGCCAAGGACATCACAGTGTTGGACTCGATGTCCTGCTAACACCTCGACTTTGCCATTATCGAGTTTGACGGGAATGGAAACAGTCACAACTTTGCGGGGTTGTTGTAACACCACCAGGATATTGTCATCAAGATTTAATTCAACCGCCGCTTGTCCCAAATAGCTACAAGTCCGATCATAGGGGCAAATATAAGCCGGAGTCGGTGCCGGATTCATTCTGACAGGAGAGGATACCATTTGCAGACCTCCATCAGTAATCGCTGAATTTGTCTTCTATCTGTAGCCTAACCTGTGATCCCGAAGAAAAGGTTAAATTTGTAATAATTGTTACAGAATTTTACGTTTATGAGTGATATTGGAGGGAATGGGGAATTACGAATTACGAATTACGAATTACGAACAGGGAATAGCTGATGACGGTTGACTGACAACTGATAACTGATGACTGGTAGAGACGCGCCATGGCACGTCTCTACTGATGACTGATAACTGTTAACTGATGACTGTTAAGGGTTGCACCCAGGAAACCCATTGATCTCGTCCTTGTTTTTTGGCACTGTAGAGAGCTTGATCGGCTTCGGTGATTAAGTCTTGGGGAAGTTGATGGGAGTTGGGAATTTGACTGGCGATGCCTAAACTGATAGTAACAATAGATTTCCCGTTAAGAGTATTGGCATGGGGAATCATTAAGTTTCTAACTGTAGATTGAATTTTGTCGGCGACACGATTAGCTTGTTCAGGATTCGTATTCGGTAAAATAATCGCAAATTCTTCTCCGCCATACCGGGCTAAAAGATCCGTCGAGCGTAGGATTTTTTGAACCGATCGGGCAATATTAATTAAGCATTGATCTCCGATGGGATGCCCATAGAAATCGTTAAAAAGTTTAAAATAATCAACATCAAATAAAATTAACGTTAAATAGTGATTCTTCTCTTGAGCAGCTTTCCAATTTCGATGAAAAATGATATCAAAATAACGACGATTAGCAATCCCAGTTAATCCATCTCTACGAGCCAGTTTTTCTAATTTTAAATTGGCGGTTTTCAGATCTTGCAGGGTTTGGCTTAATTTCTCGGCTTGGGAACGAGTTTGGGCTAATAAATCCGAGTGGCTAAGGGCAATACTAAACTGGGCTGCTAATTGTTCTACAAATTGAAGTTCATTGTTTGTCCATTCACGGTAGCGATCGCATTCATGAATACACAGTAACCCCCAAAGGATTTGACCATTCATTAAGGGGGCGACAATTTGAGCTTTAATTTGAAATTGTTCTAATAATTGAAGATGGCAATCTTTCAGATTTGCTTCATAAATATTATTTAAAACTTGCATTCGACCTTTTTGATAATCCATCGCATATTTTTCTCCAAAACATCGATCATAAATTGGATGGGCTAATGCAGAATCATAGACCGGTAAAACGCTTTCAGAAACAAATTGACCTAAGCAATAATTGGATTCAGGATTAAAGCGGAAGACTCCTACCCGGTCAGCATTCAGGGCTTTGAGAACTTCTCTAGCAGTGGTTTTAAATAAAATATCTAAATCTAAAGATTCCCGAATGGTTGAAATGACGCTTAATAGAATTTGTTGTTGTTCACTGGTTTTTTCTAAATCTTTGGCTTTTTGTTGCGTCTGAGCTAATAATTCAGCTTGCTGAACTGCAAATCCTAAGTGAGTTGCAACTTGAGCTAAAAATTCCACTTCTGAATCGTGCCATTCACGAGGTTTAGAATGTTGATACGCAGCCAAAACCCCCCAAAGTTTGTGTTGGGTAAAAATCGGAGCCGTTGCATAGGCTCGAATTCCAAACTGGAGTAAAACATCAACATGACATTGAGATAATCCAGCTTCAAGAACATCAGCAACCACTAAAGTTTGATTTTCCCGATATCGCCCCCCCTGGTTCTCCTGAAGATAACTATCAATCCAAACGGTATTTTTGCCTAACTTTTCTTCATCAATCCAACCGGATTCAGCAAATTCAAAGTCACTGACAAATTCTCCGCCCCAATCTTCATGGAAACGATAAACAGCAACTCGTTCTGCTCCTAAGAGTTTACAAGTTTCTTTAGTTGTAGTGCGAAAAACATAATCGATATCTAAAGAAGCTCGAATTTTACTAAGCACTCGATAAAGAGCATTCTGCTGTTGCTTCATCTGCTCATTCTTAATGGTTTCTACTTGGAGTTTAGCTTCTAACTCATCCAGGCTTGGTAATCCCAATAACCGATAACTCCAATTCAGGAAGGGACGCAGGATTGTCGCCAAGCCAAATAATTTTTTTTTATACAACATTAGCAAAGCATTCTGTTCAAGAATTTCGATTCTTTTAAGTCTTCAATATACCGCAGAAGCTTACACCCTATCTGATGATTTTTTGATCACATTTCCATTGTAAAACTCAAGGAATTCTATTGAGAGTATACAGACCGGGGAAAGTTTAGTCCTTATGGGGTCAGTTGTCCTGAAGTCAAAAAACCGAAACCCGCATCCTGTCTAGGATTTCAAGCCTGATCTAATATCAACAATCCTCTAAAAAGGGCGTTCGATGTTAGTTCTCAAATCCATTTCAGCGCGGGTTATGCACAGGAATTGGGACTCTGTGAATCAGGGTTTATTTCCCCTAAACTCTCTTTAGAGCGTAAGTTCCAATGGACAAACACAATGACTGTCTTTTAACCATTGTTCTCCGACTTGCTTTAAAGCTACTAAAACAGGTTGAAGTTCTAATCCCTTCTCCGTCAGAGAATATTCTACACGGGGGGGAATTTCAGCATAAACGGTGCGGTGGATTAACCCATGTTTTTCCAACTCCCGCAACCGAACCGTTAGGGTTTTGGTACTAATACCGGGTAACGCCTCTAACAGTTCATGGGTGCGTTGGTTTCCGCGAAACAACTCTCGTAGGATAGAGATTGACCATTTTGTTCCGATTAATTCCAGAATAAACTCAATCGGACACATCATGTCTAGGCATTGGTTACTATTCCACACTTCTGGGGTTTTGTAACATTCCTTAACTTTCATTCGCGCCTCCTAAAAAAACTTAATGTTTTTTAAAATATCTCTCAGAAGCCGATCTGTCGCCATTCTTTCCATTAGGTAACTAAGACTATTTTACCAAGAGGGATGTCGATTTCCAACAGACGCAATAAGATAAAAGTAGGATTAATTAAACGTCGAGTATTCACTCAGCCACCTAAACTCAATCCAATTTAAACTAAATTGAACTCGACGCTTAAACATTAGGGATCAACCATTTACGATTTTAGAGAAAACACTAAATCTGTCTGAAGGTAGATAGAAATAGCCTTTTCTCTCAACAGACTTATTTTGCAATAAAAGTACATAATCACTATCTAAGGATTAGGTAGTTAGTTTGATTTGGAGTTATTTAAACCATGTTAAAAACCTTACCCTTTAAACCCTTATCTCAATATAAAGAACAAGCCTTAATTCTCTGGTTTGATCAAGTCGGAATTGAGGATGTTGGTTTAGTTGGCGGAAAAAATGCCTCCCTAGGAGAGATGATTCAACAGTTACAACCTAAAGGAATTAACGTTCCTCAAGGGTTTGCTATTACTGCTTATGCTTATTGGTATTTCATTACCTATGCCAATTTAGAACAACAACTCAAACAATTATTTGCGGGTTTAGATGTAGAAGATATTAAAAATCTTCGTCTTCGCGGTCAACAAGCGCGATCGCTGATTTTAAATACTCTATTTCCACCCAAATTAGAAGGCGAAATTGTAGCCGCTTATCAAAAACTTTGCGATCGCTATGGTCAAAATACCGATGTCGCCGTGCGTTCCTCCGCCACGGCTGAAGACTTACCCGATGCCAGTTTTGCAGGTCAACAAGAAACCTACTTAAATATTAAAGGAGCCAAAGCCGTCTTAGATGCAACTCGCTATTGTTTTGCCTCTATTTTTACCGATCGCGCTATTTCCTATCGTACCTTAAAAGGGTTTGATCATTTTAATATTGCCCTCTCCGTTGGTATTCAAAAAATGGTACGTTCCGACTTAGCGACATCCGGGGTAATGTTCTCCATTGATACCGAAACTGGATTTAAAAATGCTGCCTTAATTACAGCAGCTTACGGGTTAGGAGAAAACGTTGTTCAAGGTGCAGTAAACCCCGATGAATATCTGGTGTTTAAACCCACATTACGGGAAGGATTTAAACCGATTTTAGAAAAACGCTTAGGCACAAAAGCGGTTAAAATGGTGTATGAACTGGGACAAAAAACTAAAAATATAGAAGTCCCGATTTCTGAACAGAAAAAATTTGCTCTTTCTGACGAAGAAATTCTAAAATTAGCCCAATGGACAGTGATGATAGAAGATCACTATTCCCAAGTCCGACAATGCTATTCACCGATGGATATTGAATGGGCAAAAGATGGCTTAAATGGAGAGTTATTTATTGTCCAAGCTCGTCCAGAAACGGTACAATCTCAAAAAACCGGACGGGTTTTACAACATTATAAATTACAAGGCAAAGGTCGAGTATTAGTCACGGGTCGGGCTGTAGGCGATAAAATTGGGTCAGGAAAAGCTCGTGTCATGACCAGTGTTAAACAGATGGAACAGTTTCAAGCGGGAGATGTATTAGTCACCCATAAAACTGACCCCGACTGGGAACCCATTATGAAGAAAGCCAGTGCCATTATTACCAACTCTGGAGGCAGAACTTGTCATGCGGCGATTATTGCACGGGAGTTAGGAATTCCCGCCATTGTGGGTTGTGTAAATGCAACGGAAGTGTTAAATACTGGAGATAAAATTACAGTTTCCTGTGCCGAAGGAGAAGCCGGAAAAGTTTATCAAGGGTTAGTTCCATTTATTGTTCAAGAAACCGTATTAGACCATCTTCCTAAAACCCAAACTAAAATGATGATGAATGTGGGAAACCCGGAAGAAGCGTTTAAATTGTCTGCTATTCCCAATGATGGTGTCGGGTTAGCTCGATTAGAATTTATTATTGCGAATCACATCCAAACTCAC from the Planktothrix tepida PCC 9214 genome contains:
- a CDS encoding Glu/Leu/Phe/Val family dehydrogenase, translated to MVSSPVRMNPAPTPAYICPYDRTCSYLGQAAVELNLDDNILVVLQQPRKVVTVSIPVKLDNGKVEVLAGHRVQHCDVLGPYKGGLRYHPSVNLGELSALAMLMTWKCALMGIPYGGAKGGIGFDPHQYSLSELERITRRYASELIKDIGPETDIPAPDVGTSSREMAWIMDTYSMNMGRAVLGVVTGKPLSVGGSKGRDMATGRGVMITVREALAEMGKTLEGVAIVIQGFGKVGAAAAQLFYEAGATVLAVSNVSGGIYSENGLDIPALQAYAAHNNHSIAGFPDSEPITNAELLTLACDVLVPAAMEDQITEDNANQIQAKMIAEAANAPITLLADQMLEARGIIVLPDILANAGGVVVSYLEWVQGQSFVFWDEERVNHEMENLMVQAYSRVSERAKLRGVSMRLAAYTLGVGRVAQALMDRGLYP
- a CDS encoding sensor domain-containing diguanylate cyclase; amino-acid sequence: MLYKKKLFGLATILRPFLNWSYRLLGLPSLDELEAKLQVETIKNEQMKQQQNALYRVLSKIRASLDIDYVFRTTTKETCKLLGAERVAVYRFHEDWGGEFVSDFEFAESGWIDEEKLGKNTVWIDSYLQENQGGRYRENQTLVVADVLEAGLSQCHVDVLLQFGIRAYATAPIFTQHKLWGVLAAYQHSKPREWHDSEVEFLAQVATHLGFAVQQAELLAQTQQKAKDLEKTSEQQQILLSVISTIRESLDLDILFKTTAREVLKALNADRVGVFRFNPESNYCLGQFVSESVLPVYDSALAHPIYDRCFGEKYAMDYQKGRMQVLNNIYEANLKDCHLQLLEQFQIKAQIVAPLMNGQILWGLLCIHECDRYREWTNNELQFVEQLAAQFSIALSHSDLLAQTRSQAEKLSQTLQDLKTANLKLEKLARRDGLTGIANRRYFDIIFHRNWKAAQEKNHYLTLILFDVDYFKLFNDFYGHPIGDQCLINIARSVQKILRSTDLLARYGGEEFAIILPNTNPEQANRVADKIQSTVRNLMIPHANTLNGKSIVTISLGIASQIPNSHQLPQDLITEADQALYSAKKQGRDQWVSWVQPLTVIS
- a CDS encoding winged helix-turn-helix transcriptional regulator: MKVKECYKTPEVWNSNQCLDMMCPIEFILELIGTKWSISILRELFRGNQRTHELLEALPGISTKTLTVRLRELEKHGLIHRTVYAEIPPRVEYSLTEKGLELQPVLVALKQVGEQWLKDSHCVCPLELTL
- the ppsA gene encoding phosphoenolpyruvate synthase, giving the protein MLKTLPFKPLSQYKEQALILWFDQVGIEDVGLVGGKNASLGEMIQQLQPKGINVPQGFAITAYAYWYFITYANLEQQLKQLFAGLDVEDIKNLRLRGQQARSLILNTLFPPKLEGEIVAAYQKLCDRYGQNTDVAVRSSATAEDLPDASFAGQQETYLNIKGAKAVLDATRYCFASIFTDRAISYRTLKGFDHFNIALSVGIQKMVRSDLATSGVMFSIDTETGFKNAALITAAYGLGENVVQGAVNPDEYLVFKPTLREGFKPILEKRLGTKAVKMVYELGQKTKNIEVPISEQKKFALSDEEILKLAQWTVMIEDHYSQVRQCYSPMDIEWAKDGLNGELFIVQARPETVQSQKTGRVLQHYKLQGKGRVLVTGRAVGDKIGSGKARVMTSVKQMEQFQAGDVLVTHKTDPDWEPIMKKASAIITNSGGRTCHAAIIARELGIPAIVGCVNATEVLNTGDKITVSCAEGEAGKVYQGLVPFIVQETVLDHLPKTQTKMMMNVGNPEEAFKLSAIPNDGVGLARLEFIIANHIQTHPLALIYFDQLQDETVKQQIAQLTEHYGHKPDFFVDKLAHGISMIAAAFYPNPVIVRMSDFKSNEYANLLGGQQFEPQEENPMIGWRGASRYYDPKYREAFALECQALKRVRTEMGLANVIPMIPFCRTPEEGQKVLAEMAKHGLVRGENGLQVYVMCELPSNVLMADEFCQVFDGFSIGSNDLTQLMLGLDRDSALVAPIFDERDEAVKRMIEMAIATVKAYNRKIGICGQAPSDYPEFARFLVELGIDSISLNPDSVLRTTLDIAEMEESR